The sequence TTCTTAGGCTTTTTCAAACATTAAATGTTCCCACTAAAAAATCAGATATGTCTTTTAGTGTGCAACATGATCCCACCAAACTAGAGTTCTGTGGATCAGGCCTATCGGGTTTATTTGCTCAGAAAAAAAATCTATTTCGACCTCGGTATCTCAAGATGTTACTCGAAATCGATAGGTTCAATAAATCAGCGCCAAAGATTTTAGACGATCCTAAGTATGATGATTGGAACCTGGGTCGGTACATGGAGGCATTCGGGTATGGAAAAGATATTCTCAATTTTTATTTAATTCCGATGAGTTCTGCCGTTTGGTCCACACCCCCCGATTTGATGTTGGAATTTCCTGCTAAATCACTCATTCGGTTTTTTTACAACCACGGATTTTTGGGGCTAAATACCCAACACCAATGGTATACAGTGGATGGCGGTTCCCATGAATATATTAAACGTATCGTCCCCCCGATCCAAGACAAGTTTCGACTAAATAGTCCCGTCAAACAAGTGAACCGAACGGCTGATGGAAAAGTGGAACTTGTGTTTGGTGAAGGGAAAAAACAGATTTTTGATAAGGTTTTACTTGCCACTCATGGCCACATTTCTTCGAAAATGTTAGGAAATCCTACAAATTTGGAAAAGGAGCTCCTACCACTTTATAAGTATCAACACAATACCGCCACCTTACATACAGATGCGAGTGATATGCCAAACCTGGCCTCTTGTTGGTCCAGTTGGAATTACAAAATTGTGGAAGATGGAACGGGAAAACAAAACCCATACACAATTTATTGGATGAATCGTTTGCAAAACGTTTCTAAAAAACAAAATTATTTTGTGACCATCAATGATCCGGGTCGTGTCGCAAAAAACAAAATCATTCGAAAAATAGATTATGAACATCCACTTTTTTCTGTAGAAGCCTCTCTTGGTCAAAACCGTTTGCAGGAATTAAATGAATCTGGACCCATTTATTATGCGGGTGCTTACTTTAGGTATGGATTTCATGAAGACGGATTTTTATCAGCGGTCAATGTATCGCGTAAAATTCTAAAGAGGGATCCGTGGACTTAAGTTCTTGTATGTATCGAGCGGACGTGTTTCACGCACGTACCGCTCCTAAACCCAATAAATTCCAATACCGAATTTTTAATTTTTATTTGGACTTATCAGAAATAGACCAGTTGTCCCACGAAAGTTTTTGGTTTTCCAGGAACCGTTGGAATTTGTTTTCTTTTTATGATAAAGACCATATCCAATTTGAAAAAGGAACAGTATATGAAAATGTTAAGTCCTTTTTAGAGGCATCTGGAGTCAGAAACATTGGAAAGATTTATCTTCTTACCAATCTCCGAGTACTTGGATATGTTTTTAATCCAGTCAGTTTCTATTTCTGTTATGATACCGATGGCAAACCACTCGTATCGATTGCAGAAGTAGGGAATACTTTTGGGGAAATCAAACCTTACGTTGGTTATTTTAAGAAAGCGAAGGGTACCATTGCGGATCCTGATGTTTATATCCGTGAGCCGAAGAATTTTTATGTCTCTCCATTTATCAGTTTAGATTCAGAATTTGAATTTCGATTGAACTTACCTGGAGATCAATTGCAGATTGGTGTCGATTCCTTTGAGAATGGAAAACGAATTTTAACAACTTCGTGTCTTGGAAAAAAAATTCCCTTCCATTCAAAATACTTGTTAAAACTTTTTATCGAATTTCCATTTATTACCGTCAAAGTAATAACATTGATTCATTGGCAAGCGTTCAAACTTTGGATCAAAAAAATTCCGTACATTCAAAAACACCAAAACTTAGAGAAACAAACAGGAGTTCCCCTTGGAAAAATCACAGAACCAGTCCCTCTTAGAAGACACGATTGATTCAGAACTTTTTACCGAATTAAAGAACAAGTCTATCGTAGACCAGTTCCCCATTTACAGAAAAATTTTTTTTAAAGCAATGAGTTCCATGAAACGTGGATCTCTTAGGATGATCCTACCAAATGGAGATCAAGTGATTTTTGGAGATCAAAACTCATCTTTTGAGCCAAAATTTCATACAGCACTGATCCATGTAAAAAACCCTCTTTTCTTCAAGAAATCAGTGTTATATGGTGATATTGGGTTTTCTGAATCTTATTTAACAGGAGATTGGGAAACAGATTCCATTGAAAATGTAATTTCTTGGTTTATATTGAATGTGGATGATAGCCCCAGTCTTTCTGGAGCCAAAAAGAAATTATTCCACCTGGATTTATTCAATTTAGGAAATAAATTCCTACATTTTTTAAGAAAAAACACCTTAACAGGAAGTAAAAAAAATATCGTAGAACATTATGATTTAGGAAACAAATTTTATAAATTATTCTTAGATCCAACAATGACTTATAGTTCTGCCTATTTTGAATCCTTAGAAGATAGTTTGGAAGAAGCCCAAACAAAAAAAGTGGATAAACTTTGCCAAAAGTTAAAACTAAACCCAGCCGACCATCTTTTGGAGATTGGAAGTGGGTGGGGGTTTTTATCGATTCATGCAGCGAAAAATTATGGTTGCCGAGTGACAACTGTTACACTTTCTGAAGAACAATACAAATATGCTAAGGAAAGAATTGAAAAAGAAGGACTTTCGGATAAAATCGAAATTCGGATCCAGGACTATCGAAAGATTGAAGGACAATTCACAAAAATAGTATCTGTAGAAATGTTGGAAGCAGTAGGGGATGCCTACTACGAAACTTTTTTCCAAAAGTGCCAGGACCTTTTAACTAGAGATGGAATTATGGCCTTACAAGTGATTACTTGTCCGGATTCTAGATTTACCTCTTTTAAAAACGGAATCGATTTCATTCAGAAACATATTTTCCCTGGTTCTTTATTGCCATCCATTGGTCGTATGAACCAAGCGATCAATCGTACGGGAGATATGTATTTATTCCACTTGGAAGATATGGGTTTAAGTTATGCGAAGACACTTAGGCTTTGGCTTAAGGCTTTTGAAGAGAACTTGACCGAGGTAAGGAACCAAGGTTATAGCGAAACCTTTATTAGAAAATGGAGATATTATTTGGCATATTGTGCAGCAGCATTTCAAATGAGAAATATTAGTGTTGTTCAATCTGTTTATGTAAGACCAAACAACCTGAATCTCTGAGTTTTTGTTAAATACAGCTATCAATAGGGAGACTGTCGGTAGCTGTGCTCTAAAAAACATCTTGCCAAAGAAAACCTAAATCTTTATTACTCAGTCTATGAGAGAAACAAAATCCGAATTCACCTTTGATGAACCAATTGAGAAATTATGGTCGGGTGTTACCGTCTATGAAGTGTTAGTCCATTGGTTGGCAGACGAGGTAAGGGGAAGGCCAAAGGTCGGTGGAGATTTTTCATGGACTTGGAAATTGGGACTCGAAGGAGATTTTACCACTCACGGTATTTATAAAAAAATTGAACCATTAAAAGAATTGGTGATGGAATGGAAAGACCATCCCGCTGATCCAAGCGGATCCATTTATTTACAATTATTATTTGAATCATTAGGCCCTAACCAATCTAAGCTAACGATAGTTAATGGAGGATTCCCTGATGGGATGAGTTCTGATGTATGGATCGATGGGGCCAAAGAAGCATGGGATGGACAAGCTGTTCAGTTAAAAGACTTTTTAAAAAAGAATCCAGACATTACAAAATTTTTTAAAAAATCTTGATCTCTAGGGCCTTTCTAAAATCCTGGTAAAAGTAAGGGTTGTTAAGGAGGGTTGGAAGATGGAATATCCCGAATTGGAAACGTATTTCCAGAAATTAACTGATATAACAGACCGTATCGCAATGATGAACAATCATTTTGATGCGACACCTGAGATCGACATACCACAGTTATCTGAGTTTTTCGCAGACATTCAATCAAAGGATTGGGAAAATACCGACAGAGAGTATTATGAACTCTTTACCAGTTATTTTACCTTCCACGTGAAGACTGTGGAAGAAATCATTCAAGAAGCACGCGAAATTCTGAACCCAGAAAACAGAGAGTATGTTAAAAAATTAGTAAGTCATATCCGTAACTCGGAAGATTGGTTTGCCAATCTCAAAAAGAAACGTAAACTCGCTCGCACTCAAGTCGCTTAGACGATCCACTCCCTTGATCGAAAGCTCAGGGGAGTTTCTTCAATTCGCTTTACAATAAAATCCATTTCCTTTCTCCTTTCAGATATGCTCAAGGCACGGTTTCTTTTTTACCCGGTTATCCTTTTATTATTTTTGTTTTTGGTCGATTCGATATTTCGAATCCCATACATTCAGACCATTACCAAAATTGATTTAACTGCCGTTAACTATAAAGCCAAATCAGATTTCTTGAAAAAACTGGTAACTGAAAAACCAGGTGTCTATTCTCCAAAATCGAAAAAAATCATGTTGATTTTGGGATCTTCTCGCCTTCTTTATTTTGATCACGACGAACTAGTTTCTTTTTACCCAGATTGGGAAATTTATAATTTGTCTTCTGCAGTAACAACTCCAGCTTATTACGATTACCAACTGACAAAAGTATTGGATGCAGGAATCAAACCAGATTTAGTCATTATGGAAACGGATCCCAATCAGTTTAACCAGAATTCTGTCTTCAAAAGTTCTAATTTAACATATAGTTTCGACCTACCATACGTTCTTTCTAATATCAGTTTGTTTGGAAAAGATCATGTTTCCTTTTATCTGGGTCGTAAACTTTTTGCAGTTGGAACTTATAAACCATATATAGATCAAATGTGGAGAAATTATAAAAATCCATTTTTAGAAAATGCTTTTGTGATGCATAAAGACACTTATGATTATATTCTCAGTCATAATGGAAATGGATTGTCTCCCGTTGATAATTATATGGAAAAGGACTCTAATTCCTTACAGATGACTAGCCATAGAACTTTGGATTGGTTATTTGCATCCTACGTGCGTAGCCCAATGCAGTTTGGGTTTTATGAAAAAATTCTGAACCGTTTGCAATCTGAAAAAATTAAAACTATTATTGTTTGGCCCCTTTCTTCTCCAGATTTTGAAGCTTTAATGGAAAAAGAGACTTTGGTAAAAACTTGGGAAAAAGAAATAGATGATCTTACGAACAATTACGGTTTTCCTCTTTTAAAACTAAAGAACGATCCATCTTATACGTGTAATGCGTTCGCAGATGGAGGTCACGTAGCTAAGGACTGTTATCGAAGTTTGATGCGTTCTATTCTATTGGAATACTTTCGAAAGTACGAGCCGAATCGTTTATAAATTCGATTCCACAAATCGGAGTTGGTCCCGAAGTAGGTGTCTCTTCAATCACCGATTTAAGGGATCTTGGTTTTTTAGGGGCGGATAGAGTGGTTCCTTCCTCACTAGTGGGAAGGTATTTTGCACTCGCATTGAATCCTGAGGGAGAATCTGCCCAAAAAAAGACACCTTTGTTTCCCCCACTTGTTACTCTTCCATAGTTTTTTCTTGAACTTCCTGGTATGGCAGGAGTCCCCCCAAAGGAAGTCGTATAAAAGTTTGTCGCACCTTGTTTGATGGAGGTACGATTGATTGTTGGTGTCACAGGATTTGTAATGATTCGTTGGAGAGTTGTGCTGTTTGCCAAAAGATAATTTCCAGAAGCCGATGACAAATCGACAGTAGTGGCAGTGGCTCCATCGGCATTTACATATTCTACGGAGGAAAGATTGTTTGTCAGTCCAAAACTCTGTGTAACAAGTAGGGCATAAATTCGAAAAAATACTTCTGAGTTTTGTGAACCGAGTAAGGTAGAGTTAAAATTGGCGGAAGTCCGAAATAAACTCATTAAACTTCCAGTAGAATTGGCCCGAATCCCTCCCGAACCAACGACTGAGTTGCGAAAGAAAGTTTGTCTTTCGGCTTCTGTAGTTCCAGAACTATCATATAAATAACGCATGAACACATAAGCAAAAGAATACTGTTTTAATACATTAGAACTGTTATTATCCCAATCCAGTAGAGAAACTCCATTGATTCCATCACTACACCTTGAATCAGTTACACCGGAATAACAATCCAAACGACTGGTTTGAGGTCCATAACCTGCGATGTCACTAGCCACTTCACTTGTTCCTTCATTGATCCATATTTCATCGGTTTGGTTGACTGCACGCATCCTTGGATATCGTAACAAGTGTTGGAATTCATGGGCAGCCGTAGAAGCAAAAGCATTTGGATCTCTGCTAAGAGCTGCAATTAATTCTTTTCCATCTAAATATAGTACTTCTGCATAATTAGATCGAATGGGAGAAAAAAAATTGTCAGGGAAAAAATTTACAGGATCATAATATCCAGCCACATAAGCACTGTTTGCTGTGGCCCCATCCTTAATGTCCATAACAAGGATTTTTACTTTGCCATCCCCGTCCACATCACTCGGTGTTCCAAATGTTGTTATGAGTTTTGGATAAGTGATTGTATCAAAATCTTTTGCAAATTTCGCTAAATCATAGTTAACGGATAAAGATCTTTCTTTATATACGACTACATTACTTCCTTCGCCTACCATTTCGACTGGAATGCAGACACTGTTTTGCGAAACTAAATCCCTGGCCCAAAGATCGGGACCTGTAAAACAACTTCCTCCGAGTAGTGAATACAATCCAACTAATAGAATGAGATCGTCATTTTTTTCTTTTTCGGAATTTAGCAGATTGCAATTAAAAGTGAATGATGTTATGAAAATGAGAGGGATAAGGACAAATTGTTTTAAATGCATAAATTTCTGAAATTGAGTTTTCTTATCCTTACATTCTTTTTGACGATTCAAAACCAGGCAAAGTCGTTGGATGGATTGTATTTTTCAGAGCGACTGCCAACAGAGAATGGTTACCTAATACTAGGGATAGAAATTTTTACAGAAAAGGGAAAGTCTTTTTATAACGCACAGGAACTTCGCTTTCAAAATTCCCGTGGTTTTGAAGAGGTTTTATTTGTGGGAAAAATTACTGAGGAAGGGAATGAAATCCTTCTTGTTCCAGAAGCCTGCCAAATCCGAGCCACAGAGACTTGGGGTAAAAAAATGGCCCTGCTACGTCGATTTGATTGTGATCATATAGAATTACGATTGGACCTTTTGCCTTCTGGAAAATTCGTCCTTTCCGAATCCTTACTTGGAACCAAAAAAGAGGTGGTTTTGCCCTTTGTTTTGGACCACTCTGTGGGAAATCCTGTGGCAGTTCGATTTGAGGCAGGTGGGATGACAACAGAAGGCATTTGGGGCTTTCATTTGAACGGACTTGGGGGAAAGAACCCAGGCTGGACCTGGAATCCTTCCAAGCGAACCTGGGAACCATTCCAAGGATACAAAACAGGGGAAGGATTGGAATTCTACCGTTGGAAACGAACCTTTTCTAATTGACCCACTGGTCCGTTTCAGGGACTTTCCTTTTACATTGAAAAAGATCAGAATTGGGGTCATTGCGGCTGCCGGAAAAGGAACCCGAGCATTTCCCCGAACCAGTTTCATTCCAAAACCACTCTTCGTCATCGAAGGTAAATCCATCCTCCACCGCAATGTGGAACTTATGGTCAAAACCTTTGGGATTGAAAAAGTCTATGTTCTCGTAGGCCATCTTAAAGAACAAATCATCGCAGAAATTGATCATATTCGTTTGGCACTTCCCAAAGTTGTGATTGAACCAGTCAATTGGACAGAGAAAGGATTGGCATCTGATGTGGCCAGTCTTGAAAAGACCATCCATGAACCTTTTTTAACCATTCTCGGTGATGAATTTTATTACCGAACTGATCATGAAATCTTTTTAAAAGTTTTAAAAAAACACCCACAAATGGCAGCCTCCATCGGTGTTGTGAAAACTTCCTTACTTTCCAGAATTCGTAAAAACTATTCAGTTGTATTAGAGAATGATAAAATTCTAAATTTGGTTGAAAAACCAGAAAACCCACCCAATGAACTTTTGGGTTTGGGCAGTTATTTTTTTACACCAGAGTATTTTGAGTTTTTTAAAAAAACGCCAGTATCTTCCAAATCAGGTGTGATAGAGATAACGGATGTTATCGATAAGATGGCAAAGGAGTCCAAGGGGGGAGTGTATGCAACCAAGCTCAGTTGCGATTACTTCAACATCAACTCCATGCAGGATTATTACCATGCTGTTTATGAAGTAAGAAATGATTTATTTCATAAATTTAAAACCAGTTTGGTAATCCCCACAAATAACAATGAAAGATCAATCACAGATGTGATTGTTGATTTCAAAGATAAATTTAATGAAATCATTGTTATCGATAACGAATCTACTGACGAAACTCTGACGCTTAGTAAAAAAGAAAAGGTAAAAACCTATACCTTCCCTGGTGATGGAGATCCTACAAGGCTTGGAGAACAAGTGAGAAGGGGAATTGAATACGCAACAGGTGATATCATCGTAGTCGTTTCTCCCGATGGTTCCTTTCGCTCCAAAGATTTTCCAAAACTACTCGAATACATGAAAGATTCGGATATGGTAATTGGAACTCGCACCACAAGACAGATGATCGAACAAGGTTCTAACTTAAAACCTTTGTATCGTTTGGTGAACTTACTTATGGGTAAGTTGGTAGAAGTATTTTGGTGGGGACAAGAACCAAGATTTACCGATGTGGATTGTCAGTTTTTTTCTGTTTGGCGAGAGTCTTATGAACGAGTTAAACCCCAACTTGTTGTAGAAGACCGTAAGTTCATTGTAGAACTTATGATTGATATAGTAAGGTCTCATATGCGTTGTATTGAAATCCCTGTATCTTATTTCAAACCTGTGGGCCAGGTGGAATACAGATTACGTGATATGATTTCTGATTCTATCCACATATTGAAATTAATTTTATCTAAAAAGTTTTACCTAGGAGAAGATCGCGATGGCGAATAAAGTATTGGTAACAGGCGGATGCGGATTTTTAGGATCCCATGTTTGTGAATTATTTCGTAAAGAAGGTTGGGATGTTGTTAGTTTTGACAACATGACAAAATATGAATTAAAACGTACTGGTTATGGAAGTGATGCCACTCGTGATTATAACTGGAATTATTTAAAATCACTTGGTGTCACAATGGTAAAAGGTGACATTCGAAACCTAGAACATTTGATGGATCGTTCTGTTGATTGTGATTATATCATTCATACAGCGGCACAACCTGCAATGACTATTTCTTGGGAAGATCCGGAGCTCGATTTTTCAACCAACGTGATTGGTACTTTTAACGTAATGGAAGCAGCAAGGAAACATAAAATCCCGGTAGTAAATACTTCCTCCATTCACGTTTACGGAAACTCAATTAATGATAGTTTGACGGAAGGAAAAACATCATACGAAAGAAATCCAGTGGAAATCTCCGTGGCACAACCAACAATGGTGGGTCAAATTTCTCCTCTACATGCTTCGAAAATGAGTGCGGAACACTATGTCCGTTCTTACACGGATATGTATGGTGTAAAGGCAGCTAGTTTTCGTTTTACGGGAATTTACGGTGAACGTCAGTTTGGTGGTGAAGATCATGGTTGGGTTGCAAACTTTGCGATTCGTTCGGTTTTTGGATTACCACTCCGTATTTTTGGAACGGGAAAACAAACTCGCGATATTTTGCATGCCGAAGATGGTGCAAAATCTTATTTAGAATTCTTTAAGAATCCTATCCCTGGTGTTTATAATATTGGTGGTGCTAGCCCTCATAAAATTTCGCTTTTGGAATGTATAGGTCTCATTGGTGAAATTCTCGGTAAAAAACAAGAGATTCTTTTTGAAGTAGAAAGACCAGGTGACATGCGTTATTTTATTTGCGACATCACGGAAGCAAAAAAATTCGGTTTTAATCCTAAAATTCTTCCTAAAGAAGGAGTCACTAGACTTCTCAAATGGATTGAAGCGAACAAAGACGTATTCAATATCTCTGGGAAGTAGAATGTCTAATAAAACACTGGTTGTCATCCCTGCTTACAATGAAGCCGCAACAATTGAAGAGGTGGTACGGGGTGCCATTGTTTATGCAGATGTTTCTGTAACAGATGATGCCAGTAAAGATGCCACACCAACCATTTTGGCCAATCTTCAGAAAGAGTTTGGCCAAAGGCTTCATGTGATTCGGCATGAAAAAAACACTCATATCCCCAAAGGAATTCAAGACGGCATGAAGTATGCGGTGGAAAAGGGATACGATTGGGTGATTACGATGGATGCGGGACTTTCGCATGATGCTGGTTATTTGAAGGAATTTCAATCTTTCCCTGAATGTGATTTAGTTATTGGTTCCAGGACATCCACTGTAAACGTACCGTTGTATCGTAAGTTTATTTCCTGGCTTGCTGCCAAGGTTATGAACTATTGTTTGTCCAAAGGAATATTTAATCTTTTTGGTGCCAATTTACGAGACTGCACAAGTGGTTACAGAAGGTATTCGAAACCGATGGTACAAAAAATTGCAACGTATCCATTAGAGTCTGTGGCATTTGATTTTCATATGGAAGCTCTCTCGATTGTGGCAAATCATGATGGAACTATCAAAGAACTTCCAATCCGGTATATTTTTTCCAATAGCAGCTTTAACCGTAAGGTATTGAAACTGGCAATTCAATTTGCGAAAAAACTTTTGTTACGAAAATGGAAACTGATCCCACAATATCCGTAAACAAATCCCGTTTCAGTTTGAAATGGAAAGTTTTTGTCATCACCTGTAGTTTATTAGGTGCTATCTTTTTATTGGATCGAGTTTTCTTTTTTGAACTTTATTTTTTGTTCCCCAATGAGACGGAATGGGATTCTTCTCCTTGGTACAACTTTATTCATAAAACCAAAGAATTACAATCTTCAAAAGATAAACATAGAACGATCATCACCGGAAGTTCCGTTGCCTTATATTCTGTTTTGCCAGATGAATTAAACGAAAAGTACAATTCAAATACAAAGTTTTCCTTTTTTTCTCATGTGGCGATGGCTCCCACAGATCTTTTTTATTACAAAGAAAATCTTTTGGCATCAAACCCCGATTTGGTGGTTTACCTTCATAATTTTGCTGATTTGCAGTGGGAATACTTAGAAGCCAAAGACGGTAAATTTTCATTTGATGAAACAAAATGGGTTCGTGAATTTGGGGATCGTTATCCTGCAAAAACAATTTATCCAACTGCCTATTTAAAAGATTTTTGGAAGGAATTACCTAGAAAAACCATTTCCAAACTTGCAACAAAATCCCTTTTTTATGTGAGCCGGTTTAGAGTTTTCTTTTTGGATCCTATTGAAGTTTATATTGATAATCATTTCCGAAGTGGAAGAAAGTATCATTTATACCAAGGGGAAAAACCAAGGGAAGGAATTTGGTCTAAGGGATGGACAAAGGAGACAGCAACACTTGTTTGTTCGGAAAAAAAATCCAAAGAATCTATTTTCACACAAAAACCAAATACAAAATTAAAATTTAGTTTTTACTTTGATCAAGATTCGCTAACTCGCAAACAGCCTATTTTGGAATTGGAAAAAACTTTTAATCGCTCAGGATGGAATGATTTAATTTGGAATGATTTGATCGATCCAACGCAAAATTGGTCTGTGGTAAAAATCCAAGTACTGTCAGAATTACCTTCTGCAAAAGAAGTAAATCTCATTCGGTATGGAAAAGATGAATCTGTTGGGATTCGTTTATCTCATTTTTTTTGTAAAACTTCGGATGTAAAAAATCGATCTTACTCACGTGGAAGTTATTGGGATGACACTCGTTTGGTGACAATGACAACCGAAGATTTTACTGAGGATTATTATGAACGAATGATCCGAGATTCCGGTTCGCGAAACGAACTTTGGAGATTACATTTTGTTCGCGAAGCTAAAAAAAATGTAAATTCAGTCACCTTTGAATCTTGGTTGGAGTTTAATCGCATTCTTCAGATTTCTGATTATTTTTATCAAAACAAAATCCCATTTGTACTGATCCTTAGTCCCGAGAATCCAATAGAATTTGATTTTTATAAAAATTCGAAGTGGAGAAAGGATTGGATTTCTAATTTAAAAAAACATTTAGAAAGTAGGGGCCAGACTTTGATCGACCATACGGAAGCAGTAAGTGATGTTCGGTATTTTTTTGATCCGCACCATTTAACATACGAAGGTGCTCATTTTTATAATTCAATTTTTTCTAAATCTTTAGAACCCTCAATTTCTCAACTACATCCTTAATTTGGAGTCAATTTATGATTTTAAAACATTTATCCCCAATTTTTTTATTTTTCAATTCGAAACAATGGTTAACGGTTTTTTCTTTTTTTCTGGTTTGGGGAATTGCCACTTTAGGTTATTGGAAAAAATATGAATGGAACCCGAGTTCTATGGTGAACTTCGGATACGAGTTTGCCTTGCAAAACCAAAAAGAAACTCCAGAGAAAGCTGTTTTATTTAAAGGAGAAGAAGGAGATTTAGGTGCGGGTTATGATGGCCAGATTTTTTATTATTTTTCGAGGCCCCTTTCTGAGTTTAATTTAAATTGGCCAAAAGGTTTTGATGAATCGTACAGGGCCCCAAGAATCGGCTATCCTTTGTTAGTTGCAATTTTTGGTTTTTTTGGAAAAACATCCGCCATTTTTGGTATGTATTTCTGGAATATTTCTCTTACTTTAGTTTCCTATTTTTATTTACGTAAACTGCTAAATGCAGATACAAAACCCTATGCGATTTTATATCTGTTAAGTCCTTTTGCTTTAGGAAGTTATTATGTACTAGTAAGTGATTCTGTGATGGTTTCTATCTTAATCATCGCTTATTACTATTATGTAAAAGAAAATTATATCCCTTTTATTCTCTTTTCTAGTTTGGCAATCTTAACCAAAGAACCAGCCTTGTTTTTGTTATTTCCTTTGGGCCTTGCCGCATTGTTTCGTAAAGATTGGAAACGAATGGCTGTAGTCGGATCAGTTCTTTTGATCCCGGTTTGTTGGCA comes from Leptospira bandrabouensis and encodes:
- a CDS encoding SAM-dependent methyltransferase — translated: MEKSQNQSLLEDTIDSELFTELKNKSIVDQFPIYRKIFFKAMSSMKRGSLRMILPNGDQVIFGDQNSSFEPKFHTALIHVKNPLFFKKSVLYGDIGFSESYLTGDWETDSIENVISWFILNVDDSPSLSGAKKKLFHLDLFNLGNKFLHFLRKNTLTGSKKNIVEHYDLGNKFYKLFLDPTMTYSSAYFESLEDSLEEAQTKKVDKLCQKLKLNPADHLLEIGSGWGFLSIHAAKNYGCRVTTVTLSEEQYKYAKERIEKEGLSDKIEIRIQDYRKIEGQFTKIVSVEMLEAVGDAYYETFFQKCQDLLTRDGIMALQVITCPDSRFTSFKNGIDFIQKHIFPGSLLPSIGRMNQAINRTGDMYLFHLEDMGLSYAKTLRLWLKAFEENLTEVRNQGYSETFIRKWRYYLAYCAAAFQMRNISVVQSVYVRPNNLNL
- a CDS encoding SRPBCC family protein; the encoded protein is MRETKSEFTFDEPIEKLWSGVTVYEVLVHWLADEVRGRPKVGGDFSWTWKLGLEGDFTTHGIYKKIEPLKELVMEWKDHPADPSGSIYLQLLFESLGPNQSKLTIVNGGFPDGMSSDVWIDGAKEAWDGQAVQLKDFLKKNPDITKFFKKS
- a CDS encoding PLU-1-like domain protein, whose amino-acid sequence is MEYPELETYFQKLTDITDRIAMMNNHFDATPEIDIPQLSEFFADIQSKDWENTDREYYELFTSYFTFHVKTVEEIIQEAREILNPENREYVKKLVSHIRNSEDWFANLKKKRKLARTQVA
- a CDS encoding peptidase MA family protein, coding for MHLKQFVLIPLIFITSFTFNCNLLNSEKEKNDDLILLVGLYSLLGGSCFTGPDLWARDLVSQNSVCIPVEMVGEGSNVVVYKERSLSVNYDLAKFAKDFDTITYPKLITTFGTPSDVDGDGKVKILVMDIKDGATANSAYVAGYYDPVNFFPDNFFSPIRSNYAEVLYLDGKELIAALSRDPNAFASTAAHEFQHLLRYPRMRAVNQTDEIWINEGTSEVASDIAGYGPQTSRLDCYSGVTDSRCSDGINGVSLLDWDNNSSNVLKQYSFAYVFMRYLYDSSGTTEAERQTFFRNSVVGSGGIRANSTGSLMSLFRTSANFNSTLLGSQNSEVFFRIYALLVTQSFGLTNNLSSVEYVNADGATATTVDLSSASGNYLLANSTTLQRIITNPVTPTINRTSIKQGATNFYTTSFGGTPAIPGSSRKNYGRVTSGGNKGVFFWADSPSGFNASAKYLPTSEEGTTLSAPKKPRSLKSVIEETPTSGPTPICGIEFINDSARTFESIPIE
- a CDS encoding DUF1574 domain-containing protein; the encoded protein is MLKARFLFYPVILLLFLFLVDSIFRIPYIQTITKIDLTAVNYKAKSDFLKKLVTEKPGVYSPKSKKIMLILGSSRLLYFDHDELVSFYPDWEIYNLSSAVTTPAYYDYQLTKVLDAGIKPDLVIMETDPNQFNQNSVFKSSNLTYSFDLPYVLSNISLFGKDHVSFYLGRKLFAVGTYKPYIDQMWRNYKNPFLENAFVMHKDTYDYILSHNGNGLSPVDNYMEKDSNSLQMTSHRTLDWLFASYVRSPMQFGFYEKILNRLQSEKIKTIIVWPLSSPDFEALMEKETLVKTWEKEIDDLTNNYGFPLLKLKNDPSYTCNAFADGGHVAKDCYRSLMRSILLEYFRKYEPNRL
- a CDS encoding NAD(P)/FAD-dependent oxidoreductase, with translation MKETLAIVGTGIAGLGSAYFLKNDFDLTIFDSADYIGGHTNTVMVEEDGIQIPIDTGFIVFNHVTYPNLLRLFQTLNVPTKKSDMSFSVQHDPTKLEFCGSGLSGLFAQKKNLFRPRYLKMLLEIDRFNKSAPKILDDPKYDDWNLGRYMEAFGYGKDILNFYLIPMSSAVWSTPPDLMLEFPAKSLIRFFYNHGFLGLNTQHQWYTVDGGSHEYIKRIVPPIQDKFRLNSPVKQVNRTADGKVELVFGEGKKQIFDKVLLATHGHISSKMLGNPTNLEKELLPLYKYQHNTATLHTDASDMPNLASCWSSWNYKIVEDGTGKQNPYTIYWMNRLQNVSKKQNYFVTINDPGRVAKNKIIRKIDYEHPLFSVEASLGQNRLQELNESGPIYYAGAYFRYGFHEDGFLSAVNVSRKILKRDPWT
- a CDS encoding DUF1365 domain-containing protein — encoded protein: MYRADVFHARTAPKPNKFQYRIFNFYLDLSEIDQLSHESFWFSRNRWNLFSFYDKDHIQFEKGTVYENVKSFLEASGVRNIGKIYLLTNLRVLGYVFNPVSFYFCYDTDGKPLVSIAEVGNTFGEIKPYVGYFKKAKGTIADPDVYIREPKNFYVSPFISLDSEFEFRLNLPGDQLQIGVDSFENGKRILTTSCLGKKIPFHSKYLLKLFIEFPFITVKVITLIHWQAFKLWIKKIPYIQKHQNLEKQTGVPLGKITEPVPLRRHD